From the Paenibacillus sp. FSL H8-0548 genome, one window contains:
- a CDS encoding Abi family protein → MPVKPFKSTSEQYDLLISRGLRIKDKDFFIKYINENNYFNVINGNEDLLLIDPGGNNKFYGTASFNDFVRLHKFDKTLTNQVLSILHDFETKLKTSIARHFTESFCRTPSNTMQYTNKHNFLDLPNIFSTSYPLYHDQNKSIIDKYNDFLLFKPNFINTLVRCNDFINVNIFSTPFNQYTPPQGCASFVERNRHIVVPLWVVIETFDFGTLQRFCHYANRAVMEKVLNDFGLKYSDRDLFLNSLDIIREFRNKCAHFSLINRFSTSSSIKILPVLVSRLNLSPAQKARRIYVNGKGNVNKNAAILNLYDTLNVLGMYADLSRLKKPLQKIIYSNNKYFQKKTYDLNTRLLQRMGNVNYRDWKLLFS, encoded by the coding sequence GTGCCAGTAAAACCATTTAAATCAACATCAGAACAATATGATTTGTTAATTTCTAGAGGTCTCAGAATTAAAGATAAGGATTTCTTTATTAAATATATTAATGAAAACAATTACTTTAATGTCATCAATGGAAACGAAGATTTATTGCTTATCGATCCTGGTGGTAATAATAAATTTTATGGTACAGCATCATTTAACGATTTTGTTAGACTCCACAAATTTGATAAAACGCTTACTAATCAAGTATTATCAATTTTGCATGATTTTGAAACAAAGTTAAAAACGTCAATAGCAAGACATTTTACCGAATCATTCTGCAGAACTCCTAGTAATACCATGCAGTATACCAATAAACATAACTTCTTGGATTTGCCCAATATATTTAGTACAAGTTATCCACTTTACCATGATCAAAACAAGAGTATTATAGACAAATATAATGATTTTTTGTTATTCAAACCAAACTTTATCAATACTCTGGTAAGATGTAATGATTTCATTAATGTTAATATATTCTCTACACCATTTAATCAATATACCCCTCCTCAGGGATGTGCTTCCTTTGTAGAACGTAATCGGCATATTGTTGTTCCTTTATGGGTAGTAATAGAAACTTTTGATTTTGGTACTCTTCAAAGATTTTGTCATTATGCCAATAGAGCTGTTATGGAAAAAGTGTTGAATGATTTTGGATTAAAATATTCAGATAGAGATTTATTTTTAAATTCTTTAGATATTATAAGAGAATTTCGTAATAAATGTGCTCATTTTTCTTTAATAAACAGGTTTTCAACTTCATCATCAATCAAGATTCTACCTGTTTTGGTGAGCAGATTGAACTTATCACCAGCTCAAAAAGCCAGACGTATATATGTTAACGGTAAGGGAAATGTTAATAAAAATGCAGCAATATTAAACCTTTATGATACTTTAAATGTCCTAGGAATGTATGCAGATTTATCAAGATTAAAAAAACCATTACAAAAAATTATTTACAGTAACAATAAATATTTTCAGAAAAAGACCTATGACCTGAATACTCGACTTCTTCAAAGAATGGGTAATGTAAACTATAGAGACTGGAAATTATTATTTTCTTAA
- a CDS encoding zinc ribbon domain-containing protein YjdM, translating to MNVLPNCPACNSEYTYEDGSLLVCPECAHEWSLESDSENNEDQKIIKDANGNVLNDGDSVTVIKDLKVKGSSLVVKIGTKVRNIRLVDGDHDIDCKIDGFGAMKLKSEFVKKA from the coding sequence ATGAACGTATTGCCAAATTGTCCAGCATGCAATTCTGAATATACTTACGAGGATGGAAGCTTGCTGGTCTGCCCCGAATGTGCGCATGAATGGTCTTTAGAATCAGATAGCGAGAATAATGAGGATCAGAAGATAATCAAAGATGCCAACGGGAATGTATTAAACGATGGTGACAGCGTAACGGTAATTAAAGACCTGAAAGTAAAAGGAAGCTCGTTAGTAGTGAAGATAGGAACTAAGGTAAGGAATATACGTTTGGTTGACGGAGATCATGATATCGATTGTAAAATTGACGGCTTTGGAGCTATGAAGCTAAAGTCTGAATTTGTTAAAAAAGCATAA
- a CDS encoding AraC family transcriptional regulator: MKKEKVIVMGEINTEAFPTLVYIGKVSGNPNWKLPSHSHEDVSEMVFISHGEGLIKIDGQPYVVEQGDLLIYNRGIVHEECSSPICPLNTYYCGVANIKSGYNIIPEGAAPHIKTEQYADKMNTIFSFLYEESSNKAAGYEMISGTLLLTLITLIQRMVHKEEELPAKDPEELAVQLRAFLDQNYLKHLKLTDVANAFHMNAYYLSHVFKKRYNDSPINYMLHRRMGEAGRLLLNTNMRINEIAEFLGYDNANYFTILFTKTMGESPTKYKKNEKRQRVNVLE; the protein is encoded by the coding sequence ATGAAAAAGGAAAAGGTGATTGTTATGGGGGAAATCAATACAGAAGCATTCCCCACATTGGTTTATATTGGCAAGGTAAGTGGAAATCCAAATTGGAAACTTCCAAGTCATTCACATGAGGATGTGAGTGAAATGGTTTTTATTTCGCATGGAGAAGGACTCATAAAAATAGATGGGCAGCCGTATGTTGTCGAGCAAGGTGATTTATTAATTTATAATCGAGGGATCGTGCATGAAGAATGCTCGTCCCCTATTTGTCCGCTGAACACGTACTATTGCGGGGTAGCGAACATAAAGAGCGGCTATAATATTATTCCAGAAGGCGCAGCACCGCATATAAAGACGGAACAGTATGCCGATAAAATGAATACCATTTTCTCATTCTTATATGAAGAATCCTCTAATAAAGCTGCGGGGTACGAAATGATTAGCGGAACTCTGCTGCTGACGTTGATTACGTTAATTCAGCGAATGGTTCATAAAGAGGAAGAATTGCCTGCAAAGGATCCAGAGGAGCTGGCGGTACAGCTGAGAGCATTTTTAGATCAAAATTACTTGAAGCATTTGAAATTGACTGACGTTGCCAATGCGTTCCACATGAATGCTTATTATCTCTCGCATGTTTTTAAGAAAAGATATAACGATTCCCCTATTAATTATATGCTCCATAGAAGGATGGGGGAGGCTGGGCGTTTGCTGCTTAACACCAATATGCGAATAAACGAAATTGCTGAGTTTTTGGGCTATGACAATGCGAACTATTTTACCATTTTATTTACGAAAACGATGGGCGAATCACCTACAAAATATAAGAAAAACGAGAAAAGACAACGAGTGAATGTACTGGAATGA
- a CDS encoding NADH:flavin oxidoreductase/NADH oxidase, protein MAKLDSPITLKGLTLKNRIVMAPMCQYSVDAEDGKPNDWHFVHYVSRAVGGTGLIIVEMTDVEPDGRITNRDLGLWSDEQIPAYSRIVSEVHKYGSKIGIQIAHAGRKAEDAAEPVGASNKPVAVLQEETKRGELTIPRALSTEEVKQMVNKFKEAIRRAVEAGFDTIELHGAHGYLIHQFHSPGINDRTDVYGQNPHQFGVEIIQAARSVMPADMPLIMRISAIEYMDGGYGLEHSIEIAKRYQEAGVDIFHVSSGGEAPPGSKLKPASHPGYQIPFARAFKQALDVPIIAVGKLDDPLLAEATLANEDADLVAVGRGMLNDPYWALHAIKDVTRTVQPPVQYERGIYVR, encoded by the coding sequence ATGGCAAAGCTAGACTCACCCATAACTCTCAAGGGCCTGACGCTGAAAAATCGCATCGTTATGGCTCCTATGTGTCAATACTCGGTGGATGCAGAAGACGGCAAGCCAAATGACTGGCATTTCGTTCATTACGTATCCAGAGCAGTAGGTGGAACAGGGTTGATTATCGTTGAAATGACGGATGTGGAGCCTGATGGCCGGATCACGAATCGAGATTTGGGGCTGTGGTCCGATGAACAAATTCCTGCTTACAGCCGGATTGTATCCGAGGTTCATAAATACGGTTCGAAGATCGGCATCCAAATTGCTCATGCCGGACGCAAAGCCGAGGATGCCGCAGAGCCTGTCGGTGCTTCCAATAAACCAGTCGCTGTCCTTCAGGAAGAAACCAAACGAGGCGAGCTAACGATCCCTCGCGCACTTTCCACTGAGGAAGTGAAACAAATGGTAAATAAATTCAAAGAAGCGATTCGAAGAGCCGTTGAAGCAGGCTTCGATACGATTGAGCTGCACGGCGCGCATGGTTACTTGATCCACCAATTTCATTCCCCTGGTATTAATGACCGAACCGATGTTTATGGCCAAAATCCACATCAGTTTGGGGTTGAGATTATCCAAGCAGCTCGCAGCGTCATGCCCGCGGATATGCCACTTATTATGAGAATTTCTGCAATTGAATATATGGATGGCGGCTATGGACTGGAGCATTCGATCGAGATTGCAAAGCGTTATCAAGAAGCTGGTGTCGACATCTTTCATGTATCGTCTGGCGGAGAAGCGCCTCCTGGGAGTAAATTAAAGCCTGCTAGTCACCCTGGCTACCAAATTCCATTTGCCCGCGCGTTTAAACAAGCATTGGATGTCCCAATCATTGCAGTAGGCAAGCTTGATGACCCTCTGCTTGCAGAGGCAACATTGGCGAACGAAGACGCTGACCTTGTCGCGGTAGGCCGCGGAATGCTGAACGATCCTTACTGGGCGCTGCATGCCATTAAAGACGTAACTAGAACGGTTCAGCCTCCCGTCCAATATGAACGAGGCATATACGTCCGATAG
- a CDS encoding NADPH-dependent FMN reductase produces the protein MKIVALVGSIRKESYNLKLAKFMQERYKGRLDIEIGNIRDLPHYDQDIELDPPAVVKAFKETIADADAVLWVTPEYNYSIPGVLKNAIDWLSRVDKLMIGKPSLVVGASMGQLGTVRAQQHLRDILFSTGVSSPNMSGNEVYIGSVHEKINDAGQLVHEPTIAFLDTVVDNFIKFQK, from the coding sequence ATGAAAATTGTGGCCCTTGTAGGAAGTATTCGTAAGGAATCGTATAATTTAAAACTCGCAAAGTTTATGCAGGAACGATATAAAGGCCGTTTAGACATTGAAATTGGAAATATCCGTGATCTTCCGCACTATGATCAAGATATCGAGCTTGATCCTCCTGCTGTTGTGAAAGCATTTAAAGAGACGATTGCTGATGCAGATGCGGTCTTATGGGTAACGCCTGAATATAACTATTCGATTCCAGGTGTGCTCAAGAATGCTATTGATTGGCTGTCGCGCGTAGACAAGCTTATGATCGGCAAGCCATCGCTTGTAGTTGGAGCCTCGATGGGCCAGCTGGGAACTGTGCGCGCTCAACAGCATTTACGTGATATTTTATTTTCTACCGGTGTTTCGTCCCCTAATATGTCAGGCAATGAAGTATATATTGGCAGTGTTCATGAGAAAATTAATGATGCAGGCCAGCTGGTCCACGAACCAACCATTGCTTTTTTAGATACCGTTGTTGATAACTTTATTAAATTTCAAAAGTAA
- a CDS encoding patatin-like phospholipase family protein, with amino-acid sequence MYNNYPMLEHLSPEVLQQILPELQEVHYTAGTLIMKQNKVSQQIYIIVSGQARVYINKETKVELAVLSNGQFFGEMSCLTGDPVSAHVEAIDDVHVVTVSRMGMLLLMDKNHDFRKKIIDAMIQRIQSSNERVVEEHTKSLVIMKLQESEEQQRYGRLIGESASMRALLERLNRLSNEQKHLIIIGEAGTGKVNVARELHYRTTSGQYPLLTLNVNDMSLHDWETNAKAAKGGTIIVEGAEGCPADKMKQMLHASANTRVVLTSTRPLDVTNTEVLQVPPLRERVEDIPLLANYFIEKEGGAANESISQDALSKLALFPYLDHNVEELRNIVKEAYIRSEGRIIYSHHLRFGRTRKAGERPTIGLALGSGAARGMAHLGVLRILEQEGIPIDMIAGTSVGSMVGGVYAAGMSVKDCVKVLSTISWGQLVRPTFPMRSLVHNAPMISFIEKYIGKRQIEDLPIPFGAIASDVSNGEAHIMRTGSLAHAICASTAVPVAMRPVNHQGKQLADGAVVHPVPAALVRSMGADIVIAVNVCPESFTKGSARHLIDSLMNTIDIMSAKLVKEELQLADIILRPDLGFNQISFKDADNYIAAGEVVTIESIARIRQKIASAQ; translated from the coding sequence ATGTATAACAATTACCCTATGCTGGAACATCTATCTCCCGAAGTTTTGCAGCAGATTTTACCTGAACTCCAAGAGGTTCATTATACTGCGGGTACGCTTATTATGAAGCAGAACAAGGTCAGCCAGCAAATTTATATTATTGTATCTGGGCAAGCCCGTGTATATATCAATAAAGAAACAAAGGTAGAATTAGCCGTCCTATCCAATGGACAATTTTTTGGCGAGATGTCTTGTCTGACGGGTGATCCAGTCAGTGCGCATGTAGAGGCTATTGACGATGTTCATGTGGTTACGGTATCACGAATGGGAATGCTGCTATTAATGGATAAAAATCACGACTTCCGCAAAAAAATAATTGATGCCATGATTCAGCGAATCCAAAGCTCTAATGAACGAGTCGTTGAGGAACATACAAAAAGCCTTGTTATTATGAAGCTGCAGGAATCAGAGGAGCAGCAGCGCTATGGTCGTCTGATCGGCGAGAGCGCCTCCATGCGAGCATTGCTTGAAAGGCTCAATCGTCTGTCCAACGAGCAAAAGCATCTGATCATTATAGGTGAGGCTGGGACAGGAAAGGTTAATGTAGCGCGTGAGCTGCATTACAGAACAACGAGCGGACAATATCCGCTGCTAACCCTAAATGTAAATGATATGAGCTTACATGATTGGGAGACGAATGCAAAGGCAGCGAAGGGCGGCACGATCATCGTCGAGGGGGCAGAAGGCTGTCCTGCTGACAAGATGAAGCAGATGCTGCATGCTTCTGCCAATACCCGAGTTGTTCTGACCTCTACGCGGCCGCTAGATGTGACAAATACAGAGGTTCTGCAGGTCCCTCCGCTGCGCGAGCGGGTAGAGGATATCCCATTGCTTGCAAACTATTTTATAGAAAAAGAAGGGGGAGCCGCTAACGAAAGCATTTCACAGGATGCTTTAAGCAAGCTCGCTCTGTTCCCTTACTTAGACCATAATGTCGAGGAGCTGCGCAATATCGTGAAGGAGGCTTATATTCGCAGCGAAGGACGTATCATCTATAGTCATCATCTTCGCTTCGGCCGAACCCGCAAGGCAGGCGAACGCCCAACCATCGGCTTAGCGCTGGGAAGTGGGGCCGCCCGAGGCATGGCTCATCTGGGCGTTCTTCGTATTTTGGAGCAGGAGGGCATACCCATTGACATGATTGCCGGAACCAGCGTCGGTTCCATGGTAGGAGGTGTATACGCGGCTGGAATGTCTGTGAAGGACTGCGTAAAGGTGCTCTCTACGATTAGCTGGGGACAGTTGGTGCGGCCGACATTCCCCATGCGCTCCCTAGTTCACAACGCTCCCATGATCAGCTTTATTGAAAAGTACATCGGCAAGCGTCAAATTGAGGACCTGCCTATCCCATTTGGTGCTATAGCTTCAGATGTTTCCAATGGCGAGGCTCATATTATGCGAACGGGATCGCTCGCTCATGCCATTTGCGCGAGTACAGCTGTTCCTGTAGCGATGCGACCGGTAAACCATCAGGGTAAGCAGCTAGCTGACGGGGCTGTCGTTCACCCTGTGCCCGCTGCGCTAGTTCGAAGCATGGGAGCTGATATTGTCATCGCAGTTAATGTATGCCCTGAATCCTTCACGAAGGGGTCCGCTAGACATTTGATTGATTCATTAATGAATACGATAGATATTATGAGCGCGAAGCTGGTGAAGGAAGAGCTTCAGCTTGCAGATATTATTTTGCGGCCTGATCTGGGTTTCAATCAGATCAGCTTCAAGGATGCAGATAACTATATAGCGGCAGGAGAAGTAGTGACCATAGAATCTATTGCGCGAATTCGCCAGAAGATAGCATCTGCTCAATAG
- a CDS encoding class II fructose-bisphosphate aldolase yields the protein MALVSMKEMLNNAMKEGYAVGQFNINNLEWTQAILDAAQTEKSPVILGVSEGAARYMGGFTVVTAIVRSLIEEMKITVPVAIHLDHGSSFEKCKAAIDAGFTSVMIDASHSPFEENVKTTQAVVAYAHERGISVEAELGTVGGQEDDIIADGVIYADPKECLELVKLTGIDCLAPALGSVHGPYKGEPNLGFKEMEEIGKTINLPMVLHGGTGIPTEQIKKSISLGTAKINVNTENQIAFTKIAREILTHDADVFDPRKFLAPGREAIKQTVIGKIKEFGSSNKG from the coding sequence ATGGCATTAGTTTCAATGAAAGAAATGTTAAACAACGCAATGAAGGAAGGGTACGCAGTAGGTCAATTTAACATAAACAACCTAGAGTGGACGCAAGCCATTCTAGATGCTGCTCAAACTGAGAAATCACCAGTTATTTTGGGCGTTTCTGAAGGAGCTGCTCGTTACATGGGAGGTTTCACGGTTGTAACTGCAATCGTTAGATCCCTAATCGAAGAAATGAAAATTACAGTTCCAGTTGCTATTCACTTGGATCATGGTTCAAGCTTTGAAAAATGTAAAGCAGCTATCGATGCTGGTTTTACTTCCGTTATGATCGATGCTTCTCATTCCCCATTTGAAGAGAATGTGAAAACAACTCAAGCAGTTGTTGCCTATGCTCATGAGCGTGGAATTTCAGTAGAGGCTGAGCTTGGAACTGTTGGCGGCCAAGAGGATGACATTATCGCTGATGGCGTTATTTATGCAGATCCTAAGGAATGTCTTGAGCTTGTTAAGCTTACAGGTATTGATTGCCTTGCTCCAGCACTTGGTTCCGTTCATGGACCATACAAAGGCGAACCAAACCTAGGCTTTAAGGAAATGGAAGAAATCGGAAAAACAATCAATTTGCCAATGGTATTGCACGGTGGTACAGGAATCCCAACTGAGCAAATTAAAAAATCAATCTCACTTGGAACGGCAAAAATCAATGTAAATACAGAGAACCAAATTGCATTTACAAAAATTGCTCGTGAGATCCTTACACACGATGCTGATGTTTTCGATCCACGTAAATTCCTTGCTCCAGGTCGTGAAGCGATCAAACAAACCGTTATTGGAAAAATCAAAGAATTTGGTTCTTCTAATAAAGGCTAG
- a CDS encoding peroxiredoxin-like family protein gives MTLNQELAQMKKTFDPLTPLEAQAALSRLIREQQESAAPFGLQVGQKAKDFTLQDALGRAVNLYDELTRGPVVLTFYRGGWCPYCSRQLKSYQEVLPEIEELGAQLIAISPQSPDATLSQSEKDELRFHVLSDRNGLVAAMYHILYDVPSYIQDVFQQGLGLNLAEYNATSRWILPVPSTFMIDESGSVRSAYVNPNFMQRFEPEDILRELRKL, from the coding sequence ATGACCTTGAATCAGGAATTAGCGCAGATGAAGAAGACGTTTGACCCTCTTACGCCGCTGGAAGCGCAGGCTGCTCTGTCTCGGCTAATCCGAGAGCAACAGGAATCGGCAGCCCCTTTCGGTCTGCAGGTTGGACAGAAAGCCAAGGATTTCACCCTGCAGGATGCACTTGGACGGGCAGTCAATTTATATGATGAGTTGACCAGGGGCCCGGTCGTTTTAACCTTTTACCGCGGAGGTTGGTGCCCTTACTGCAGCAGACAGCTCAAGTCTTATCAGGAAGTGCTGCCTGAAATAGAAGAGCTTGGCGCTCAGCTGATCGCGATCAGTCCGCAAAGCCCAGATGCTACACTGTCCCAATCGGAGAAGGATGAGCTGCGCTTCCATGTGCTCAGCGACCGGAACGGTCTGGTTGCGGCGATGTATCATATCCTTTACGACGTGCCGTCCTACATCCAGGACGTATTTCAGCAAGGCCTAGGTCTCAATCTGGCTGAATACAACGCCACGAGCCGATGGATTCTGCCGGTGCCCTCGACATTCATGATTGACGAGAGTGGCTCCGTCCGTTCGGCATATGTTAATCCGAACTTCATGCAGCGGTTTGAGCCTGAAGATATATTAAGAGAATTGCGCAAGCTGTAA
- a CDS encoding cytochrome c biogenesis CcdA family protein has product MEDLYHFTITGGISASTYILVFVVGIVSAVLACYLPVLAMFANYVQKGAAGDRRKAIRIAVNFILGMVVTSVLIGLIIALLGQQFLPSVAKYRLLTWVPPLFDILAGLQLLGVISFAMPTFQKPISRPELPQSNLAAFKLGIPYGLVISPCAIPIFFALISYIALHGSPLHGALLMTTYSLGKGVILVAVAVFSISILSKLARWGGPIRKVAGYLSIAIGLVFLVIGFMKF; this is encoded by the coding sequence ATGGAAGATTTATATCATTTTACGATTACAGGCGGAATTTCCGCTTCTACCTACATCCTTGTGTTCGTCGTCGGAATCGTGAGCGCGGTATTAGCATGTTATTTGCCCGTGCTTGCTATGTTTGCGAATTATGTCCAGAAAGGAGCTGCCGGCGATAGAAGAAAAGCAATTCGGATCGCTGTCAACTTTATCTTGGGTATGGTTGTCACTTCGGTGTTGATTGGTTTGATCATCGCGCTGCTCGGCCAACAGTTCCTGCCTTCTGTTGCGAAATATCGTTTGTTAACCTGGGTTCCGCCTCTCTTTGACATATTGGCTGGGCTGCAGTTGCTTGGTGTCATTTCATTCGCAATGCCTACTTTCCAAAAGCCGATCAGCCGGCCAGAACTCCCGCAAAGCAACTTGGCCGCTTTCAAGCTAGGGATTCCTTATGGACTTGTTATTTCGCCTTGTGCGATTCCCATCTTTTTTGCGCTCATTAGTTATATCGCACTTCACGGAAGTCCGCTACACGGAGCGTTGCTCATGACGACTTATTCGTTAGGGAAAGGCGTGATACTCGTGGCCGTCGCAGTCTTTTCCATTTCCATTCTAAGCAAATTAGCGAGATGGGGCGGCCCTATAAGAAAAGTTGCCGGCTACCTCTCCATTGCGATTGGTCTCGTTTTTCTGGTTATTGGGTTTATGAAATTTTAG
- a CDS encoding thioredoxin family protein produces the protein MLIEVVSAGPGCSICQKAIKIVNQVAAEFPQIDIQELHVVDQFERLQELNIFSAGAILINGKAEFATLPSLPKLRKRVYELLD, from the coding sequence TTGTTAATCGAGGTTGTATCAGCTGGACCAGGCTGTTCCATCTGTCAAAAAGCGATAAAGATAGTGAATCAAGTAGCGGCGGAATTTCCGCAAATCGATATTCAGGAGTTGCATGTGGTCGATCAGTTTGAACGTCTTCAGGAACTGAACATTTTCAGCGCCGGAGCGATTCTCATCAATGGGAAAGCGGAATTTGCCACTTTGCCCTCACTGCCTAAGCTTCGTAAACGTGTGTATGAATTGCTTGATTGA
- a CDS encoding response regulator transcription factor, which translates to MRILIVEDEEDLSRALAKGLRREGYAVDIAADGLIGWELADTNDYDVILLDINLPELDGISLCQRIRQSSRHNDVFILMLTARSHPDEVEEGLDSGADDYLRKPFVFNELLARIRALLRRSSSVKSPVLQFEQLTLDSKTKEVWLENVFISLTKKEFGLLEYLMLHPGEVISSERLLEHVWDIHADPFSTTVRVHINSLRRKLSHHDPEAGARYIQTIQGYGYKWSLSTAAKKEETT; encoded by the coding sequence ATGCGAATCCTCATTGTCGAAGATGAGGAGGACCTTTCACGCGCATTAGCCAAGGGTTTAAGGCGGGAAGGTTATGCAGTGGACATCGCTGCTGACGGGCTAATCGGGTGGGAGCTCGCGGATACCAATGATTATGACGTGATTCTTCTCGACATCAATCTTCCGGAGCTGGATGGCATTTCACTTTGTCAACGAATTCGCCAGTCCTCGCGCCATAACGATGTTTTTATTCTCATGCTGACAGCTCGCAGCCATCCGGACGAGGTGGAAGAAGGGCTCGATTCGGGTGCGGATGACTACCTCCGTAAACCGTTTGTGTTCAATGAATTGCTTGCTCGCATCCGGGCGCTCCTTCGCCGTAGTTCCTCTGTGAAAAGCCCCGTCCTGCAGTTCGAACAGCTTACTCTTGATTCAAAGACAAAGGAAGTTTGGCTCGAGAATGTTTTTATTTCATTGACGAAAAAAGAATTCGGTTTGCTCGAATATCTGATGCTGCATCCCGGCGAGGTCATTTCATCGGAAAGGCTTCTTGAGCATGTTTGGGATATCCATGCGGATCCCTTTTCCACAACGGTTCGGGTTCACATCAATTCCTTGCGCAGAAAGCTCTCTCACCATGATCCAGAGGCAGGAGCAAGGTATATTCAGACCATTCAAGGTTATGGGTATAAATGGAGCCTAAGCACAGCCGCAAAGAAAGAGGAAACGACATGA
- a CDS encoding HAMP domain-containing histidine kinase has protein sequence MRPWNRLSLRTRLTLFAILFLGVLITLYVGIESLISVYKVLPEMQGRLISLLVVLGGMVLSAQWLAVIILKPVKRMSETAAGITAATLDQRLEIDQLHDELKKLGIVFNTMLDGLEHSFKQQARFVSAAAHELRTPLSILRTNLEVAGDSEGIDPSEWRDYSATTERTLTRLESLTEDLLLLADGTYDREHNEHKVVELADILADATSFMEPMAVKYGVTLHLMEPCDAMVKGEESFLFLVFRNLLDNGIRYNRPNGNVTLQVSQEDGKVVVRVSDTGKGISPPSRELVFERFYRLDSSRARSHGGAGLGLSIVRHLLAIFQGTVELESSSESGSVFKVTLIRG, from the coding sequence ATGAGACCATGGAACCGGCTTTCACTGCGTACAAGATTGACGCTGTTTGCTATTCTTTTTTTGGGGGTCTTGATTACTCTATATGTCGGAATAGAGTCTTTGATCTCCGTATACAAGGTCTTACCAGAGATGCAGGGGCGACTCATAAGCTTGCTTGTCGTATTAGGAGGCATGGTTCTCAGCGCGCAATGGCTCGCAGTGATTATTCTGAAGCCTGTGAAACGGATGAGTGAAACCGCTGCTGGAATAACAGCAGCCACCCTGGACCAACGACTTGAGATTGACCAACTTCATGATGAATTGAAGAAGCTAGGGATCGTATTTAATACGATGCTGGATGGGCTGGAACACTCTTTTAAACAACAGGCCCGTTTCGTTTCCGCAGCCGCGCATGAATTAAGAACGCCGCTTTCCATCCTGCGCACGAATCTTGAAGTGGCCGGAGACAGCGAGGGCATTGATCCAAGCGAATGGAGAGATTACAGTGCGACAACAGAGCGGACGCTTACGCGACTAGAGTCATTAACGGAGGATTTGTTGCTGCTGGCTGACGGCACATACGATCGGGAGCATAACGAGCACAAGGTTGTGGAGCTTGCCGACATTCTTGCAGACGCAACCTCTTTTATGGAACCGATGGCAGTCAAATACGGGGTGACACTTCATCTGATGGAGCCTTGCGATGCTATGGTTAAGGGGGAAGAAAGCTTCTTATTCCTGGTCTTTCGAAATCTGCTGGACAACGGAATCCGGTATAATCGGCCAAATGGGAACGTTACGCTGCAGGTATCGCAGGAAGATGGAAAGGTTGTAGTTCGGGTTTCGGATACGGGGAAGGGAATATCTCCTCCATCAAGAGAGCTGGTTTTCGAGCGGTTTTACCGACTCGACTCGTCTCGAGCACGCAGCCATGGCGGGGCTGGTCTAGGCCTGTCGATTGTCCGCCATTTGCTTGCAATCTTCCAGGGGACCGTTGAACTGGAGTCGAGTTCCGAATCGGGAAGTGTATTTAAGGTCACGTTGATCCGGGGTTAA